Proteins encoded in a region of the Armatimonadota bacterium genome:
- a CDS encoding nitrate ABC transporter ATP-binding protein, with protein sequence MNNGQVLVELEHVSQVYATGRKRFYAVQDINLSIGEGEFVCLLGPSGCGKSTLLRLITGLQRPTEGVVRYRGQELRGVNPYASIVFQTFALFPWLSVQENVEVALKARGVPPKIRTARALDLLDRVGLDGFENAYPRELSGGMRQKVGFARAMAVEPELLCLDEPFSALDVLSSEALRGELMELWLDGKIPTKTILMVTHNIEEAAEMADRLVIMGTSPGRVIAEVNVDLPHPRHRKTPQFLKLIDQIYAILAGQTQPEPVEMGTAPGKPGVTRWLPQIQISDLVGLLEHLAESSQPTYDIYQLTEEFGADSDLVLRLIDTAELLGFVRVGQGDVMLTPLGETFSEASILTRKEIFSTRIRRLPIFQWLINMLHLAENQSLKRDFVRAAIELELPAAEAEKQLNTIIEWGRYGELIAYDDETETLMLEPLAGAAA encoded by the coding sequence ATGAACAACGGGCAGGTACTTGTTGAACTGGAGCATGTGAGCCAGGTATACGCTACCGGCAGGAAACGGTTTTATGCTGTTCAGGACATCAACCTGAGCATTGGAGAAGGGGAGTTTGTGTGCTTACTGGGACCGTCGGGCTGCGGCAAAAGCACGCTATTGCGCCTCATCACCGGTTTGCAACGCCCCACCGAAGGAGTTGTCCGTTATCGGGGGCAGGAGCTGCGCGGGGTGAACCCGTACGCCAGCATTGTGTTTCAGACCTTTGCGCTCTTTCCATGGCTGTCGGTGCAGGAGAACGTAGAGGTCGCACTGAAGGCGAGGGGAGTTCCGCCCAAAATCCGCACCGCACGCGCCCTGGACCTGCTGGACCGGGTGGGTCTGGACGGTTTTGAAAACGCCTATCCACGTGAACTGTCCGGTGGGATGCGCCAGAAGGTAGGCTTCGCCCGCGCGATGGCGGTGGAACCGGAACTGCTATGTCTGGATGAGCCGTTCTCCGCGCTAGATGTGCTGAGCTCGGAGGCGTTGCGAGGGGAGCTGATGGAGCTATGGCTGGACGGCAAAATCCCTACCAAGACCATCCTGATGGTGACGCACAACATCGAGGAGGCAGCGGAGATGGCAGACCGCCTCGTCATCATGGGTACATCCCCGGGACGAGTCATCGCGGAGGTGAACGTCGACCTGCCACATCCCCGACACCGCAAAACGCCGCAGTTCCTCAAGCTGATTGACCAGATTTACGCCATCCTCGCCGGACAGACTCAACCCGAACCTGTAGAGATGGGAACCGCTCCGGGCAAGCCGGGTGTGACTCGCTGGCTGCCGCAGATACAGATCAGCGACCTGGTGGGCTTGCTGGAGCACCTGGCCGAGTCTTCCCAGCCCACCTACGACATCTACCAGCTCACGGAGGAGTTTGGCGCGGACTCCGACCTGGTGCTGCGCCTGATTGACACCGCAGAACTACTGGGCTTCGTGCGCGTGGGGCAGGGCGACGTGATGCTCACTCCGCTGGGTGAGACCTTCAGCGAGGCAAGCATCCTCACGCGCAAGGAGATTTTCTCCACGCGCATCCGCCGATTGCCCATTTTCCAGTGGTTGATTAACATGCTGCATTTGGCGGAAAACCAGAGCCTGAAGCGCGATTTCGTGCGCGCTGCCATCGAGCTGGAGCTGCCCGCTGCCGAAGCGGAAAAGCAGCTCAACACCATCATTGAGTGGGGGCGTTACGGCGAGCTCATCGCCTACGACGACGAGACCGAGACGCTGATGCTGGAACCGCTGGCAGGGGCAGCAGCATAG
- a CDS encoding ABC transporter permease: protein MHFLKSPIYDLKQTTREFRWSDAFVLLTITALLYTGVHFGFHAPEVVKGPGIVLEPSALPYYALRSVLRMSAAYLLSLTFTLVYGYAAARSRRAEQILLPTLDVLQSVPILSFLPVVLLGLSAIMHERLAAELASVVLIFTSQVWNMTFSWYQSLTTLPRDLREAADVFRMNWWLRMCKMELPFGAIGLVWNSMMSWAGGWFFLMAAEIFTVGERDYRLPGLGAYLSEASHQGNITAILWGLGTLVLVIVLLDQLVWRPLVAWSEKFKLEMIEQETHASSWFYDILRTSKLSERVSAFWKRIGERVDAWTLRVWPFRSEYVSAHPEREDVAWRLFFLIMLLLVGYGTLRALHLLTQVQLLQWLDILRGVFMTALRVFVALAIAFGWTVPLGVYIGMNARLAAWLQPLVQIAASIPATALFPVFVLMLLKLPGGLNIAAILLMLTGTQWYLLFNVIAGTMAIPQELRFTVTLLGLNRWQRWRVLILPALFPYLITGAITASGGAWNASIVAEYVEFGGKTLRVNGLGDLIAYSTAQGDFPLLLASTLTMILAVVLVNRLLWRRLYRIAASRYRME, encoded by the coding sequence ATGCACTTCTTGAAATCGCCGATTTACGATCTCAAACAAACTACCCGGGAATTTCGGTGGAGCGACGCCTTTGTTTTGTTGACCATTACAGCGTTACTCTACACGGGGGTACATTTCGGTTTCCATGCCCCCGAAGTGGTGAAGGGTCCAGGCATTGTCTTGGAGCCTTCTGCGCTGCCGTACTATGCATTGCGCTCGGTACTGCGGATGAGTGCGGCGTATCTGCTCTCGCTGACGTTTACGCTGGTATACGGTTACGCGGCGGCACGCAGTCGGCGGGCAGAGCAGATTCTGCTGCCTACCCTGGATGTTTTACAGAGCGTGCCGATACTCTCTTTCCTGCCGGTGGTGTTGCTGGGGCTGAGCGCCATCATGCACGAGCGACTGGCTGCGGAACTGGCGTCCGTTGTGCTCATCTTCACCAGTCAGGTGTGGAACATGACCTTCTCGTGGTACCAGTCGTTGACCACGCTGCCGCGGGACCTGCGCGAGGCGGCAGATGTGTTTCGCATGAACTGGTGGCTGCGCATGTGCAAGATGGAGCTGCCCTTCGGTGCGATAGGGCTAGTCTGGAACAGCATGATGAGCTGGGCAGGGGGCTGGTTCTTCCTGATGGCGGCGGAGATATTCACCGTCGGCGAGCGCGATTACCGTCTGCCCGGCCTAGGAGCGTACCTGAGCGAGGCTTCTCACCAAGGCAACATCACCGCCATTTTGTGGGGACTGGGCACGCTGGTGCTGGTGATTGTGCTGCTCGACCAGCTGGTGTGGCGACCACTGGTTGCCTGGAGTGAGAAGTTCAAGCTGGAGATGATCGAGCAGGAGACACACGCCAGCTCGTGGTTCTATGATATTTTGCGCACTTCAAAGCTATCGGAGCGAGTGTCGGCTTTCTGGAAACGCATAGGGGAGCGCGTCGATGCGTGGACATTGCGCGTGTGGCCGTTCCGCTCAGAATATGTCTCTGCGCATCCCGAGCGCGAGGATGTCGCCTGGCGGCTTTTTTTCCTCATCATGCTGCTGCTGGTTGGCTATGGCACGTTGCGCGCTTTGCATCTGCTGACTCAGGTGCAGCTGTTGCAATGGCTGGACATCCTGCGGGGCGTATTCATGACCGCGCTGCGCGTGTTTGTCGCGCTGGCTATTGCGTTCGGCTGGACGGTTCCGCTGGGGGTGTATATCGGCATGAACGCCCGCCTAGCAGCATGGTTGCAGCCGCTGGTGCAGATTGCCGCCTCCATTCCTGCCACTGCTCTGTTTCCGGTGTTCGTGCTGATGCTGCTGAAACTGCCCGGGGGATTGAACATAGCAGCCATCCTGTTGATGCTAACCGGCACGCAGTGGTATCTTCTATTTAACGTGATCGCGGGTACCATGGCTATCCCGCAAGAATTGCGGTTCACCGTGACCCTGCTGGGGCTCAACCGCTGGCAGCGGTGGAGGGTGTTGATACTGCCAGCGCTGTTTCCGTATCTGATTACCGGCGCGATTACCGCTAGCGGCGGCGCATGGAACGCCAGCATCGTCGCAGAATATGTGGAGTTTGGGGGAAAGACACTGCGGGTCAACGGTCTGGGAGACCTGATTGCATACAGTACCGCACAGGGCGACTTCCCTCTGCTGCTAGCTTCTACATTAACCATGATTCTGGCCGTGGTGCTCGTAAACCGCTTACTCTGGAGACGGTTGTATCGGATCGCCGCATCACGCTATCGGATGGAGTGA
- the resA gene encoding thiol-disulfide oxidoreductase ResA, with translation MRRAIPYMLGVAVVVLIIYAFQPDATVSVGQTAPDVILRFTEDGDQRALGSYRGNVIVLDFWATWCAPCRYTMPKMEEFYKRYKEQGVTVIGVAVDIDDYNKVVQFAKDLGITYPIAADTNGEAKQYYQIRTLPTLFVIDKDGVIALRLEGYDPESTEKQLEEAVKRALEKPAKPLIPPRR, from the coding sequence ATGCGCAGAGCCATACCGTACATGCTTGGCGTGGCGGTAGTGGTTCTTATCATCTACGCTTTTCAGCCCGATGCCACTGTCAGCGTGGGGCAAACTGCGCCAGACGTGATACTGCGATTCACTGAGGACGGCGACCAAAGGGCGCTTGGCTCTTATCGCGGTAACGTGATAGTGCTGGACTTCTGGGCAACGTGGTGTGCTCCCTGCCGCTACACCATGCCCAAAATGGAGGAGTTTTACAAACGGTACAAAGAGCAGGGGGTAACTGTTATCGGCGTAGCTGTGGATATCGACGACTACAACAAGGTTGTGCAGTTTGCTAAAGATCTGGGTATTACCTATCCCATTGCTGCCGACACGAATGGCGAAGCCAAGCAGTACTATCAGATCCGCACCCTGCCAACGCTGTTCGTGATTGATAAGGATGGGGTGATCGCTTTGCGATTGGAAGGCTACGATCCAGAGAGCACTGAAAAACAGCTGGAGGAAGCAGTGAAGCGTGCGTTGGAGAAGCCTGCCAAGCCGCTAATACCTCCGCGCAGGTAA